One region of Micromonospora ureilytica genomic DNA includes:
- the mltG gene encoding endolytic transglycosylase MltG, which yields MIDDLDLGFDEPERGEKGRHRRGFRKRKSGSGGSSRGKTFLALLMALFLLGGIGGGAFYGFDRIQNYFVTPDYDGSGAGEITVEIKSGALIADMADALVAADVVKSQKAFIEAAEANSRSKNIQPGTYKLRKQMSGANAVTAMLDLKNKIVNGLTIPEGRTSFNIYKLLSEKTKIPVKDFQAAAKDPEALGVPDWWFKRDDGKKVVKSIEGFLYPDTYEIPPKSTAESILKLMVNRFLSVSGEMKFADRVQEERKVSPYEALIVASLAQAEAGNKDDLGKVARVAYNRVYGEFNCNCLEMDVTVNYYLESIGKPTKSSKQMTAAELDDQKNPYNRKLRGMIPTPINNPGKQALEGAMDPPPGKWLYFVAIDKQGHSEFAETYEQQKRNENKAREAGII from the coding sequence ATGATCGACGATCTGGATCTTGGGTTCGACGAGCCGGAGCGGGGGGAGAAGGGTCGGCACCGGCGCGGCTTCCGCAAGCGCAAGAGCGGTTCCGGCGGCAGCAGCCGGGGCAAGACATTCCTGGCCCTGCTGATGGCCCTGTTCCTGCTGGGCGGCATCGGCGGCGGCGCGTTCTACGGCTTCGACCGCATCCAGAACTACTTCGTCACCCCCGACTACGACGGCAGCGGGGCCGGTGAGATCACCGTCGAGATCAAGAGCGGCGCGCTGATCGCCGACATGGCCGACGCCCTGGTGGCGGCCGACGTGGTGAAGAGCCAGAAGGCTTTCATCGAGGCGGCCGAGGCCAACTCGCGCAGCAAGAACATCCAGCCGGGCACGTACAAGCTGCGCAAGCAGATGAGCGGCGCGAACGCCGTGACCGCGATGCTCGACCTGAAGAACAAGATCGTCAACGGGCTGACCATCCCCGAGGGCCGCACGAGCTTCAACATCTACAAGCTGCTCTCCGAGAAGACCAAGATCCCGGTCAAGGACTTCCAGGCCGCCGCGAAGGACCCGGAGGCGCTCGGCGTCCCGGACTGGTGGTTCAAGCGCGACGACGGCAAGAAGGTCGTCAAGTCCATTGAGGGTTTCCTCTACCCGGACACGTACGAGATCCCGCCGAAGTCCACGGCCGAGAGCATCCTCAAGCTGATGGTGAACCGTTTCCTCTCGGTGAGCGGAGAGATGAAGTTCGCCGACCGGGTGCAGGAGGAGCGCAAGGTCAGCCCGTACGAGGCGCTGATCGTGGCCTCGCTGGCCCAGGCCGAGGCCGGCAACAAGGACGACCTGGGCAAGGTCGCCCGGGTGGCCTACAACCGGGTGTACGGCGAGTTCAACTGTAACTGCCTGGAGATGGACGTCACTGTCAACTACTACCTGGAGTCGATCGGCAAGCCGACCAAGTCGTCCAAGCAGATGACGGCGGCCGAGCTGGACGACCAGAAGAACCCGTACAACCGCAAGCTGCGCGGCATGATCCCCACCCCGATCAACAACCCCGGCAAGCAGGCCCTGGAGGGGGCGATGGACCCGCCGCCCGGCAAGTGGCTCTACTTCGTGGCGATCGACAAGCAGGGCCACTCGGAGTTCGCCGAGACGTACGAGCAGCAGAAGCGCAACGAGAACAAGGCTCGGGAGGCCGGCATCATCTGA
- a CDS encoding shikimate dehydrogenase, with protein MVATRRAAVLGKPIAHSLSPVIHTAGYVAAGLTGWSYTRIECAAAELPDLVAGLGPEWAGLSVTMPGKEAALAVADAASPVAAAVGAANTLVRRPDGSWYADNTDVAGMVRVLTDAGVSAGAAVTVLGAGGTARAALAAAAQLACSSVTVVARRPEAVDELLPVADALGVALAPAPWADAPRRFSTADVVVSTVPKGVADPLAGAVAWRPGAVFFDALYDPWPTPLATAADAAGCRIVSGLDLLLAQAIGQFEQFTGVTAPRAAMAAALAAARAG; from the coding sequence ATCGTGGCGACGCGTAGGGCCGCAGTGCTGGGCAAGCCGATCGCGCACTCCCTTTCCCCGGTGATCCACACCGCGGGTTACGTCGCCGCCGGGCTGACCGGGTGGTCGTACACCCGGATCGAGTGCGCGGCGGCGGAGCTGCCGGATCTGGTCGCCGGCCTGGGCCCGGAGTGGGCCGGGTTGTCGGTGACCATGCCGGGCAAGGAGGCGGCGCTCGCCGTGGCCGACGCCGCGTCGCCGGTCGCCGCCGCCGTCGGCGCGGCCAACACGTTGGTACGCCGTCCGGACGGCTCCTGGTACGCGGACAACACCGACGTCGCCGGCATGGTGCGGGTGCTCACCGACGCCGGCGTGAGCGCCGGTGCCGCCGTGACGGTGCTCGGTGCCGGCGGGACGGCCCGCGCCGCGCTCGCCGCCGCCGCGCAGTTGGCCTGCTCGTCGGTGACCGTGGTGGCCCGCCGACCGGAGGCGGTCGACGAGCTGCTCCCGGTGGCCGACGCCCTGGGTGTCGCGCTGGCGCCCGCACCATGGGCCGACGCGCCCCGGCGGTTCTCCACCGCCGACGTGGTCGTCTCCACGGTGCCGAAGGGGGTCGCCGACCCACTGGCCGGCGCGGTTGCCTGGCGGCCGGGCGCGGTGTTCTTCGACGCCCTCTACGACCCGTGGCCGACACCGTTGGCGACGGCCGCCGACGCGGCCGGCTGCCGCATCGTCTCCGGTCTGGACCTGCTGCTGGCCCAGGCGATCGGGCAGTTCGAGCAGTTCACAGGCGTTACCGCGCCGAGGGCGGCGATGGCTGCCGCGCTGGCGGCGGCGCGCGCCGGCTGA
- a CDS encoding lipopolysaccharide biosynthesis protein, giving the protein MTDAAPAPWPTDGPSSGTSRAVTLTDLLRVPMHRLRLVGAVATVGLLLALGYVLLVPAAMSASAVVAVRPVVTDAFTPSGAGADRAVNMNVESGIATGTEVVQRLADSAGGDPRDIRNALEVEVPTGGQILRFTYQAGDAHRAVQSANMAAEAYLNVRRTMYEQQRAEMLRSYDASITKVVAQQVALQKRANTAKDTAAGDALVAELAGINNQLTQLNAARTEIAAVDVNPGWVTQTAEKALVTSAGHRPLYLVAGLLGGALVGVVLAYLWESTDRRVRSVADGREASGLPLLGTVRRPAFRGSPRAVDADVRYVAMAVAERVRQPARVALVTAREDATALTAGLAVALAVDGREVFVADDSGRIERLRASVLADRGRLPIDPSRPLVPKPRPAGSTAAVDAATTDSTAARRPSPHPPGARPSTDPDATLTLPRVSSARPENSRVVTPDEVAVGVGSVRFGTWRQGADHGLVLFNAPPAESDERGVAVARQGSAVVVVERDRTRQSDLRRLVERLRAAGVTPLGFVLTRNGRA; this is encoded by the coding sequence ATGACTGATGCAGCGCCCGCTCCCTGGCCCACGGACGGCCCGTCCTCCGGCACCTCGCGTGCCGTGACACTGACCGACCTGCTGCGGGTGCCGATGCACCGGTTGCGGTTGGTGGGGGCGGTCGCCACGGTCGGTCTGCTGCTCGCGCTCGGCTACGTGCTGCTGGTGCCGGCGGCGATGAGCGCGAGCGCCGTGGTCGCGGTCCGGCCGGTGGTGACCGACGCCTTCACCCCCAGCGGCGCGGGCGCCGACCGTGCGGTCAACATGAACGTGGAGAGCGGCATCGCCACCGGCACCGAGGTGGTCCAGCGGCTCGCCGACTCGGCCGGCGGTGACCCGCGTGACATCCGCAACGCGCTCGAGGTCGAGGTGCCCACCGGTGGGCAGATCCTGCGCTTCACCTACCAGGCGGGCGACGCGCACCGGGCCGTGCAGAGCGCCAACATGGCCGCCGAGGCATACCTGAACGTGCGTCGGACCATGTACGAGCAGCAGCGCGCCGAGATGCTGCGCTCCTACGACGCCAGCATCACCAAGGTCGTCGCCCAGCAGGTCGCGTTGCAGAAGCGGGCGAACACCGCCAAGGACACCGCCGCGGGTGACGCGTTGGTGGCCGAGCTGGCCGGCATCAACAACCAGCTCACCCAGCTCAACGCCGCCCGTACCGAGATCGCGGCGGTCGACGTCAACCCCGGCTGGGTGACCCAGACCGCCGAGAAGGCGCTTGTCACCTCCGCCGGGCACCGGCCGTTGTACCTGGTCGCCGGCCTGCTCGGTGGCGCGCTGGTCGGCGTCGTGCTGGCGTACCTGTGGGAGTCGACCGACCGGCGGGTCCGCTCGGTCGCCGACGGTCGGGAGGCCTCCGGCCTTCCGCTGCTCGGCACGGTGCGCCGACCGGCGTTCCGGGGTAGCCCCCGGGCGGTCGACGCCGACGTCCGGTACGTGGCGATGGCGGTCGCCGAGCGGGTCCGGCAGCCTGCCCGGGTCGCGCTGGTCACCGCCCGGGAGGACGCCACAGCGCTCACCGCCGGGCTCGCGGTGGCGCTCGCCGTCGACGGCCGGGAGGTCTTCGTCGCCGACGACAGCGGACGGATCGAGCGGCTGCGCGCCAGCGTGCTCGCCGACCGGGGACGGTTGCCCATCGACCCGTCCCGACCGCTGGTGCCCAAGCCCCGGCCGGCCGGCAGCACAGCGGCCGTCGATGCCGCCACCACGGACAGCACGGCCGCCCGCCGACCCTCCCCGCACCCGCCCGGCGCCCGCCCGTCCACCGACCCGGACGCCACGCTGACGCTGCCGCGGGTGTCGTCCGCGCGCCCGGAGAACAGTCGCGTCGTCACCCCGGACGAGGTTGCCGTGGGCGTGGGCAGCGTCCGGTTCGGCACCTGGCGGCAGGGTGCGGATCACGGGCTGGTCCTGTTCAACGCCCCTCCGGCGGAGTCCGACGAGCGTGGCGTGGCCGTGGCCCGGCAGGGCAGCGCGGTGGTGGTCGTCGAGCGGGACCGCACCCGGCAGAGCGACCTGCGACGCCTGGTGGAGAGGCTGCGTGCCGCCGGGGTCACCCCGCTGGGCTTCGTGCTCACGCGAAACGGCCGGGCCTGA
- a CDS encoding acyltransferase: MLGAAGIRTGRVVRLVFAVKRGWYKLRYRRLTLGRDVEIRGRIRLRRGVRVTIGDRTRLNKLVRFAGPGEVRVGADCLLNATWIGTWTSVTVGDRCLLSDCELLDNDFHNLPPEQRHAPPSPLTRAPIVLEDNVWVGAHALVLKGVRVGRDSVVGAATVVRTDVPPGVVVVGNPQQTVKKFHD, from the coding sequence TTGCTCGGCGCCGCTGGCATCCGAACGGGACGCGTGGTGCGTCTGGTCTTCGCGGTCAAACGCGGCTGGTACAAGCTCCGTTACCGACGGTTGACGCTCGGTCGGGACGTGGAGATCCGGGGTCGGATCCGGTTGCGGCGCGGGGTGCGCGTGACCATCGGTGACCGCACCCGGTTGAACAAGCTCGTCCGCTTCGCCGGCCCCGGCGAGGTCCGCGTCGGCGCCGACTGCCTGCTCAACGCCACCTGGATCGGCACCTGGACGTCGGTGACGGTGGGGGACCGGTGCCTCCTGTCGGACTGCGAGCTGCTCGACAACGACTTCCACAACCTGCCCCCGGAGCAGCGGCACGCGCCGCCCAGCCCGCTCACCCGGGCCCCGATCGTCCTCGAGGACAACGTCTGGGTCGGCGCGCACGCCCTGGTCCTGAAGGGCGTACGGGTCGGCCGGGACAGCGTCGTCGGCGCGGCGACGGTGGTCCGCACGGACGTACCACCCGGCGTCGTGGTCGTCGGCAATCCTCAACAGACGGTGAAGAAGTTCCATGACTGA
- a CDS encoding O-antigen ligase family protein, translating into MMFGLVPLWWLLGAFYLGWPLLGALLLALLLTRGRVPLPPAAGIWLLFLAIVVVSATQLSSPASLLTFALRLAFYLTALVVGVYVYAAARERASLVAVLTPLCAFWFGLVALGWLGVLVPRLAMTTPMEVLLPGGVAGTPFIQDMVHLTTAEFSARSLNPIYRPAAPFAYTNNYGSAYAMTLPCVVAFAMLRRRGLLRWALLASLPLSLAPAFLTLNRAMFLSLGAGLAVLGVRASLRGNVRVAASIVGVVVIGALATLFIPITELISRRVDSSDTNTDRLSLYTEVIRRVQESPWLGYGAPVNVDTVSAAAPIGTQGQLWMVLFSHGVPALICFLAWFVAAAVICARATSAAGQWLAVVPVVCLVQVPFYGMANQNLAVAFFAVAFAMALTERERLTRLAGSSPTAARRAPVPA; encoded by the coding sequence ATGATGTTCGGCCTGGTGCCGCTCTGGTGGCTGCTCGGTGCGTTCTACCTCGGCTGGCCGCTGCTGGGTGCGCTGCTGCTCGCGTTGCTGCTCACCCGGGGGCGCGTGCCGCTGCCCCCGGCGGCCGGCATCTGGCTGCTGTTCCTCGCCATCGTGGTGGTCAGCGCCACCCAACTGTCGTCGCCCGCGTCGCTGCTCACGTTCGCCCTGCGGCTGGCGTTCTACCTGACCGCGCTGGTGGTCGGCGTCTACGTCTACGCCGCCGCCCGGGAACGCGCCAGCCTGGTGGCGGTGCTCACCCCGCTCTGCGCGTTCTGGTTCGGGCTCGTGGCGCTGGGCTGGCTCGGGGTGCTGGTGCCCCGGCTGGCCATGACGACCCCGATGGAGGTGCTGCTGCCCGGCGGGGTGGCCGGCACCCCGTTCATCCAGGACATGGTGCACCTCACCACCGCTGAGTTCAGCGCCCGTTCGCTCAACCCGATCTACCGACCGGCCGCGCCGTTCGCGTACACCAACAACTACGGCAGCGCGTACGCCATGACCCTGCCCTGCGTGGTGGCCTTCGCGATGCTGCGCCGGCGCGGGTTGCTGCGCTGGGCGCTGCTGGCGTCGCTGCCGCTGTCGCTGGCGCCGGCGTTCCTCACCCTCAACCGGGCGATGTTCCTCAGCCTCGGCGCCGGGCTGGCGGTGCTCGGGGTGCGGGCCAGCCTGCGCGGCAACGTCCGGGTGGCCGCGTCCATCGTCGGGGTGGTGGTGATCGGCGCGTTGGCCACGCTGTTCATTCCGATCACCGAGCTGATCAGCAGACGGGTCGACTCCAGCGACACCAACACCGACCGGCTCTCGCTCTACACGGAGGTGATCCGCCGGGTGCAGGAGTCGCCGTGGTTGGGCTACGGCGCTCCGGTGAACGTCGACACCGTGTCGGCGGCCGCGCCGATCGGCACCCAGGGGCAGCTGTGGATGGTGCTGTTCAGCCATGGCGTACCCGCGCTCATCTGTTTCCTGGCGTGGTTCGTCGCCGCCGCGGTGATCTGCGCGCGGGCGACCTCGGCGGCCGGGCAGTGGCTGGCTGTGGTGCCTGTGGTCTGCCTCGTGCAGGTCCCGTTCTACGGCATGGCGAACCAGAACCTGGCTGTCGCGTTCTTCGCGGTCGCCTTCGCGATGGCGCTGACCGAGCGTGAACGGCTGACCCGGTTGGCCGGGTCGTCGCCGACGGCCGCGCGGAGAGCGCCGGTGCCCGCGTGA
- a CDS encoding glycoside hydrolase: MTRHGLHRITRFRSGPRRKAIAIGVVGGSVVAGIVATMMPLLASDDLSMRAAADTTATAVSQDGDNAAKTTLATCATRCDGNPRGGREAVIEFAVTTVPAAAVNIRATLRVHAWQQFAATVTAHASPLSARESRPPLTSAGAALDSVTSVSKGLNEWDVSKLVTGNGSWTVSLAQSGLESRIYWASAENRNPDLRPSLLISYDLGAKPSPVTTTRPAPPPSPSASPTTAAPKPSPTIAPTRTATPSASGTLPSGKCGSVSDKLVPSCGAWWGMYSPAGAAGGWDHGKAVTDVESQVGRKFDIVHRYHDFSNSGSNGAFPDTYESQQMREGRLMFFAWESRDFSAGTTLKWSDVYGGKQDETIDAVAGRIRAAGVPVFIGFDHEPEDEPNKGSDADFVRAWRYVHERFASAGATNAVWVWTMMGWSGHYSRYAGLYPGDRYVDWVAYDPYNFHVCNGSTVWKSPSTTVGGFYRWLDDNGIGAGKPRMLAEFGTNFDSSDPGAKQRWFQEFPAALKAHPKIKAAIYFNSAGMTSRTSTCDMTMNHDASAVAGFAQAGKDSYLRQPTGGSR, encoded by the coding sequence TTGACCAGGCACGGACTGCACCGCATCACCCGGTTCCGTTCCGGACCCCGGCGTAAGGCGATTGCCATCGGCGTGGTCGGTGGCTCGGTGGTGGCCGGCATCGTGGCGACCATGATGCCGCTGCTGGCCAGCGACGATCTGTCGATGCGGGCGGCGGCGGACACCACCGCGACCGCTGTGTCGCAGGACGGTGACAACGCGGCCAAGACGACGCTGGCCACCTGCGCGACGCGCTGCGACGGCAACCCGCGTGGTGGCCGCGAGGCGGTCATCGAGTTCGCGGTGACCACGGTTCCGGCTGCTGCGGTCAACATTCGGGCGACGCTGCGGGTGCACGCCTGGCAGCAGTTCGCGGCCACGGTGACCGCGCACGCCTCGCCGCTGAGCGCCCGCGAGTCGCGGCCTCCCCTGACGTCGGCCGGCGCCGCACTGGACAGCGTGACGAGTGTGTCCAAGGGCCTCAACGAGTGGGACGTCTCCAAGCTGGTCACCGGCAACGGCAGCTGGACGGTGTCCCTGGCGCAAAGCGGGCTGGAGAGCCGGATCTACTGGGCGTCGGCCGAGAACCGCAACCCGGACCTGCGGCCCAGCCTGCTGATCAGCTACGACCTCGGGGCCAAGCCTTCGCCGGTGACGACCACCCGGCCGGCGCCCCCGCCGTCGCCCAGCGCGTCGCCGACCACCGCCGCACCGAAGCCGTCGCCGACCATCGCCCCGACCCGGACGGCGACGCCGAGCGCCAGCGGCACCCTGCCGTCCGGCAAGTGCGGGTCCGTCTCGGACAAGCTCGTCCCGTCCTGTGGCGCCTGGTGGGGCATGTACTCGCCCGCCGGGGCGGCCGGCGGCTGGGACCACGGCAAGGCCGTCACCGACGTGGAGTCGCAGGTCGGGCGCAAGTTCGACATCGTGCACCGTTACCACGACTTCTCCAACTCCGGCAGCAACGGCGCCTTCCCCGACACGTACGAGTCGCAGCAGATGCGCGAAGGCCGGCTGATGTTCTTCGCCTGGGAGTCCCGTGACTTCTCCGCCGGCACCACCCTCAAGTGGTCCGATGTCTACGGCGGCAAGCAGGACGAGACCATCGACGCGGTCGCGGGCCGGATCCGGGCCGCCGGGGTGCCGGTGTTCATCGGCTTCGACCACGAGCCGGAGGACGAGCCGAACAAGGGCAGCGACGCCGACTTCGTCCGCGCCTGGCGCTATGTGCACGAGCGGTTCGCCAGCGCCGGCGCGACCAACGCGGTCTGGGTCTGGACGATGATGGGCTGGTCCGGGCACTACTCGCGGTACGCCGGCCTGTACCCCGGTGACCGGTACGTCGACTGGGTCGCCTACGACCCGTACAACTTCCACGTCTGCAACGGCAGCACGGTGTGGAAGAGCCCGAGCACGACTGTCGGTGGCTTCTACCGGTGGCTGGACGACAACGGCATCGGTGCCGGCAAGCCCCGGATGCTCGCCGAGTTCGGCACCAACTTCGACTCCAGCGATCCCGGTGCCAAGCAGCGCTGGTTCCAGGAGTTCCCGGCGGCGCTGAAGGCGCACCCGAAGATCAAGGCGGCGATCTACTTCAACTCGGCAGGCATGACCAGCCGCACGTCGACCTGTGACATGACGATGAACCACGACGCCTCGGCGGTGGCCGGCTTCGCGCAGGCTGGCAAGGACTCGTACCTGCGGCAACCCACCGGGGGTAGCCGCTGA
- the ruvX gene encoding Holliday junction resolvase RuvX, whose product MAELTRGVRIGVDVGQVRVGISRSDPDGILATPLVTLARDLTAAPDAVPSDLAELAALVAEHEAVGVVVGLPVNLAGKHGPAAVHVKAYADRLVDVIAPVPVTLTDERMSTVVASRRLAERGVRGKRQRAVVDQAAAVEILQSWLDAQRRRT is encoded by the coding sequence GTGGCTGAGTTGACGCGCGGCGTGCGGATCGGCGTGGATGTCGGTCAGGTGCGAGTGGGTATCTCTCGCTCGGATCCGGACGGGATCTTGGCAACGCCGCTGGTCACCCTGGCCCGCGATCTCACGGCGGCGCCGGACGCGGTGCCGAGCGACCTCGCCGAGCTTGCCGCGTTGGTGGCCGAGCACGAGGCCGTCGGGGTTGTCGTCGGTCTTCCGGTCAATCTCGCCGGCAAGCACGGCCCTGCGGCCGTCCACGTGAAGGCGTACGCTGACCGACTGGTCGATGTGATAGCGCCTGTCCCGGTAACGCTCACTGACGAGAGGATGTCGACCGTGGTCGCTTCTCGTAGGCTTGCCGAGCGTGGCGTCCGAGGTAAACGTCAACGTGCGGTTGTCGATCAGGCGGCCGCGGTGGAGATCCTGCAGAGCTGGCTGGACGCGCAGCGGAGGCGGACGTAA